The following proteins come from a genomic window of Athalia rosae chromosome 1, iyAthRosa1.1, whole genome shotgun sequence:
- the LOC105693506 gene encoding integrator complex subunit 3 isoform X4, with translation MRNRIETFHDSRGRGINRHDAWRKREAGRAGLARGTPLSECSRTERPTMDQTKATASRLFITSFIENKDELEEKFERCYSILQNLTSGLSEKEAHDSLNNAVCKDKTHEEVSLGLLVVILTEPQNAAKSYRDLTLITRDGLAIVLGHLNQLVLERYLRLHDIARSQLLWLLREMIRTSVANVDNLCSSLLRHAAGGDTSQKNVFLIDALLDIFQENRPWLDKFPFLIASIVYTYLRLIEDHTTPHLAALRQKEVSFMVSLIRERFADCLVIGRDLVRLLQNIARIPEIELLWKDLLLNPKSLCPNFTGVVQLLQTRTSRRFLQSRLTPDMERKLVFLTSQVRFGNHKRYQDWFQRQYLATPESQSLRCDLIRFIVGVIHPTNELLCSDIIPRWAVIGWLFTTCTSTVAASNAKLALFYDWLFFDPEKDNIMNIEPAILVMHNSMRSHPVVTATLLDFLCRIIPNFYPALTEKVRSGIFSSLRQILEKRVLPSLYPLFDSPKLDRELRTKIRETFKEFCLPPNTDPGKMEELSKDLGPGLMLEGPTPTTLDNNHVGPDEPAFSDEEEEMPLQIVTKIEEEEDEDDMPLAKVKLKNDRRNANCVAKKEEKEIVPQLNFMLDPGELRIAVESLHLEPDNEAKCQAMERIVQLVIEDEIEAETLPTLATSISTVLFQPPMTRIFPADNENDETLADSISTPLFVMFRNQFQLCKEEDRRRKLLARVLAEVQSIQPRTGYLLLYFLKVWGREEEKREGEPSTEMNDIKASVYKDFCSERENKLEQCLLADLKLCHEDDIYLLCYLLPDVYMEFQNVAVGNVHLLHLVVSTVDASQLQDLICQIMQGHLRMLKKESFTAILTASLHWETFEQYCFWQLIAAHDFAIETVLPILQKLEFRSHAEALTSILFMLKQEKPTLDLLKQLFCRHSVDGDKFVVAALRYWCREYEDKLGELVANLLSTRYPATSPNKRKRSSAIIRCGVKHAQPLGPPTGEQILGHLDQLRQHCLSSAELQFYQLDGMQRALQQAQAASSDSLRKTYGDLFALAEVNEENEPPPPPSRKHAAANSGGGKGGHRKAAATTRERPAAKRPPPRDRTTESSDQSSEEEEIVKPKQAKKRKKINPVGSDSD, from the exons TGCTTGGAGGAAACGGGAGGCAGGCAGAGCAGGCCTCGCGCGTGGAACACCTTTGAGCGAGTGCTCGCGCACGGAAAGGCCAACGATGGATCAAACGAAAGCGACTGCCTCCAGGCTCTTCATCACCTCATTTATTGAGAACAAGGACGAATTAGAAGag AAATTTGAGCGctgttattcaattttacaaaacCTTACTTCGGGACTCTCCGAGAAAGAAGCACATGACAGTTTGAACAATGCAGTGTGCAAAGATAAAACTCATGAAGAGGTTTCACTGGGACTTCTTGTAGTTATTCTAACTGAGCCACAAAATGCAGCAAAAAGTTATCGTGACTTGACACTCATAACTAGGGATGGTCTAGCTATAGTACTGGGTCACCTTAATCAATTAGTACTTGAAAGGTACTTGCGCCTCCATGATATTGCCAGAAGTCAGTTGTTATGGCTCCTCAGAGAAATGATAAGAACGAGTGTTGCAAATGTCGACAATCTCTGTTCGAGCTTACTGAGGCACGCAGCTGGTGGAGATACttcacaaaaaaatgttttcctcATCGATGCTCTTTTGGATATATTCCAAGAAAATCGACCATGGTTAGATAAATTTCCATTCTTGATCGCCTCAATTGTCTACACTTATCTACGCTTAATCGAGGACCACACAACTCCACATCTGGCAGCTCTCAGGCAGAAGGAAGTATCTTTCATGGTGTCTTTGATCAGAGAAAGATTCGCCGACTGTTTAGTGATTGGCAG ggaTCTGGTTCGACTGCTGCAAAATATCGCGAGGATACCGGAAATCGAGTTACTCTGGAAAGATTTATTGTTAAATCCGAAATCATTGTGTCCAAACTTCACAGGAGTTGTGCAACTTTTGCAAACGAGAACCTCAAGAAGGTTTTTACAGTCAAGACTGACACCGGACATGGAAAGAAAACTAGTATTTCTTACGAGTCAAGTGCGTTTTGGAAACCACAAGCGGTATCAAGATTGGTTTCAAAGGCAATACTTGGCCACCCCTGAGTCTCAATCCCTTAGATGTGATCTCATTAGATTTATTGTCGGTGTTATTCATCCGACTAATGAACTTTTGTGCTCAGACATAATTCCAAGGTGGGCTGTAATTGGCTGGTTATTCACAACATGCACTTCTACTGTGGCTGCCAGCAATGCTAAACTCGCGCTATTCTACGATTGGCTGTTTTTTGATCCAGAAAAAGACAACATAATGAACATTGAACCTGCCATTCTAGTTATGCACAATTCCATGAGATCGCATCCCGTAGTCACTGCCACTCTACTAGACTTCTTGTGCAGG ATAATACCAAATTTTTACCCAGCACTAACTGAAAAAGTAAGAAGTggaattttctcttcattgaGGCAGATATTAGAGAAACGTGTTCTACCCAGTTTGTATCCATTGTTTGATAGCCCCAAACTTGACAGAGAATTAAGAACGAAGATCCGAGAGactttcaaagaattttgtcTACCTCCTAACACTGATCCAG GTAAAATGGAAGAGCTTAGTAAAGATCTGGGCCCAGGACTCATGTTGGAGGGACCCACACCTACAACCTTAGACAACAACCATGTAGGTCCAGATGAACCAGCTTTCAGtgacgaggaggaagaaatGCCATTACA AATAGTcacaaaaatagaagaagaggaagatgaagatgacaTGCCACTTGCAAaagtgaaactgaaaaatgatcgaagaaATGCAAACTGTGTAGccaaaaaagaggaaaaagaaatagtaCCACAATTGAATTTTATGTTGGATCCCGGAGAATTAAGAATAGCAGTCGAAAGTTTGCATCTTGAACCTGACAATGAAGCCAA GTGTCAAGCGATGGAGAGAATAGTTCAACTGGTTATAGAGGACGAAATTGAAGCAGAAACGTTACCTACGTTAGCGACTTCGATATCAACAGTTCTATTCCAACCACCGATgacacgaatttttcccgcagACAATGAAAATGACGAGACTTTGGCGGACAGCATAAGTACACCGTTGTTCGTTATGTTTAGGAACCAATTTCAACTGTGTAAAGAAGAAGACAGACGTAGAAAACTTCTGGCCAGAGTATTGGCTGAAGTTCAATCCATACAGCCAAGGACTGGATATttacttttatattttctcaaagtctggggaagggaagaagaaaaaagagaaggtgAACCTAG TACCGAAATGAATGATATCAAGGCATCGGTGTATAAAGATTTTTGCTCAGAACgggaaaataaattggaaCAGTGTCTATTAGCGGATCTAAAG CTCTGCCACGAAGATGACATATACTTGCTCTGTTATTTGCTACCTGATGTATACATGGAATTTCAAAATGTGGCAGTCGGGAATGTGCACTTATTACATTTAGTGGTATCAACTGTTGATGCCAGTCAATTGCAAGATTTGATTTGTCAAATAATGCAGGGTCATTTGAGAATGCTTAAAAAGGAATCATTCACAGCAATCCTGACGGCTAGCTTACATTGGGAAACGTTTGAGCAATATTGTTTCTGGCAGCTCATTGCTGCACATGACTTCGCGATAGAGACTGTACTACCTATATTGCAAAAACTCGAATTTCGCAGCCATGCAGAAGCACTCACGTCAATCCTATTCatgttgaaacaagaaaa ACCTACGTTAGATCTCTTGAAACAGCTGTTTTGTCGGCATAGTGTGGATGGAGATAAGTTTGTGGTCGCTGCGTTACGCTACTGGTGTCGTGAGTACGAAGATAAGTTGGGTGAATTAGTAGCCAATTTATTGAGCACTCGTTACCCTGCGACCAGTCCTAATAAGCGAAAGCGTTCAAGCGCCATCATACGTTGTGGGGTTAAACATGCCCAACCATTAGGACCACCTACTGGAGAGCAAATACTGGGTCACCTGGACCAGCTCAGGCAGCACTGTCTGTCATCAGCTGAGTTGCAATTCTATCAACTGGATGGAATGCAGAGAGCTTTACAGCAGGCTCAAGCCGCGAGTAGTGATTCTTTACGGAAAACCTATGGGGATCTATTTGCTCTCGCAGAAGTTAACGAAGAAAACGAGCCCCCACCACCTCCCTCTAGAAAACACGCAGCTGCCAATTCAGGTGGAGGAAAAGGAGGTCACAGAAAAGCTGCTGCAACCACGAGAGAAAGACCAGCTGCCAAACGCCCTCCACCTCGCGATAGGACAACTGAAAGTAGCGATCAGAGTAGTGAA GAAGAGGAAATCGTCAAACCAAAgcaagcgaaaaaaagaaaaaagataaacccT